A genomic stretch from Telopea speciosissima isolate NSW1024214 ecotype Mountain lineage chromosome 7, Tspe_v1, whole genome shotgun sequence includes:
- the LOC122668153 gene encoding auxin-responsive protein IAA26-like, whose amino-acid sequence MEGSSGNRELYPQFRDMIPKESEWHGRRDENRFGVSEDKKLELRLGPPGEDWFDKGNSKKDSRYRDESILSLGCLSPLPYKTSNNPSSSNNNTVSAGAKRGFLDTVETKTGDQTWMMNHLTPWSSTPPPSPSAFQLKTHLQQQQQPKLQFLQFPSVPQGIPVMLKESPQTCSTKVADLQNPEKKPCSPASASVPANTAVLNSSQKRTPVPVVGWPPIRSFRKNLASSSSSKPASEIRDPPPADVNGEKTEAPRKGLFVKINMDGVPIGRKVDLKAYDSYEKLSSAVDELFRGLLAAQGDSSPAGDQSKAAEPKAITGLLDGKGEYTLVYEDNEGDRMLVGDVPWQMFVSTVKRLRVLKSSELPKLQIGSSSKAVKTRVDFEVK is encoded by the exons atggagggTTCTTCTGGGAACAGAGAACTGTATCCTCAGTTTCGTGATATGATTCCTAAAGAAAGTGAGTGGCATGGGAGAAGAGACGAAAACAGATTTGGAGTTTCAGAGGATAAAAAGTTGGAGCTGAGGTTGGGACCTCCGGGAGAAGATTGGTTTGACAAAGGAAACAGCAAAAAGGACAGCAGATATAGAGATGAGTCTATTCTCTCTCTTGGGTGCCTTTCTCCCCTGCCTTATAAGACCAGTAACAACCCCAGCAGCAGTAACAACAACACTGTTTCAGCTGGAGCAAAGAGAGGCTTCTTGGATACAGTTGAAACCAAAACAGGAGATCAAACATGGATGATGAACCACCTCACTCCATGGTCTTCCACgcctcctccatctccttcaGCCTTCCAACTGAAAACCCACttgcagcaacagcagcagccaAAGCTACAGTTTCTCCAGTTCCCTTCTGTTCCTCAGGGCATACCTGTTATGTTAAAAGAATCACCACAGACATGTAGCACAAAAGTTGCGGACTTGCAGAACCCTGAGAAGAAGCCATGTTCCCCTGCTTCTGCTTCAGTTCCTGCAAATACAGCTGTGCTCAACAGCTCCCAGAAAAG aaCTCCTGTTCCAGTTGTGGGTTGGCCTCCAATTCGTTCATTCAGGAAGAATCTTGCAAGCAGCAGCTCTTCCAAGCCAGCATCTGAGATACGTGATCCACCACCAGCAGATGTGAATGGTGAAAAAACTGAAGCTCCCAGGAAGGGTTTGTTTGTGAAGATTAATATGGATGGAGTCCCTATTGGAAGGAAAGTGGATCTCAAAGCCTATGACAGCTATGAAAAACTCTCTTCAGCTGTTGATGAGCTCTTCAGAGGCCTTCTTGCAG cTCAAGGAGATTCTTCTCCTGCTGGAGATCAGAGCAAAGCAGCAGAACCCAAGGCAATTACAGGTTTATTAGATGGAAAAGGGGAATATACTCTGGTGTATGAGGATAACGAGGGAGACAGAATGCTTGTTGGAGACGTCCCATGGCA AATGTTTGTATCGACGGTGAAGAGGCTTCGTGTGTTGAAGAGTTCGGAACTTCCCAAATTACAGA TTGGGAGCAGTAGTAAGGCAGTGAAGACTAGAGTGGACTTTGAAGTGAAATGA